The sequence below is a genomic window from Rhodothermales bacterium.
AAAGCTCCATGCTGGGACGTGCCTGAAGGAAAACCTCGAAGCGCTGTGTGAAGTAATTGAGGCCAAATTGCGCGGAGAGCCCCAACAGAAGCCGGGCGTCGTTGGACCGGATGTCCCGCCCGATCAGAAAGCCCGGCCCGAGAAAAAAGCCGAGCGGCGATTCCGGGATGGCATACTCGTACGAGGCGTGGAAGTTTGCGAGCAGCGACCGGTCGAAGCCCCATGCGGCCATCAGGTCCAGGGCGATGTCTTGCTCCAGATACAGCTTGAACGTGAGGCCTGTCGGCTTGCCGATCTGTGCCCCGAGGGCGAAGCGGCCGGGGTGCGTCGCGCGTTGCGCCAGGGCTACGGGCCCCAGGAGGCCACAAGCCAGCCCGAGCCAGAGGATGACCGTCAGGCAACGCCCGGTGCGCGACCAGGCCCGTCGTGATAGGGCGCCGCTCACGGTTCCGCTCAATCGTCTCGATGCGTCAGGGTCCCGATGATGTCCTCCTTGATGAGTCGGGCATCCTTGAGTTCCATCCGGCCGGAGATCACCAGGCGCAGCTCGCGCCGGCGCGCGGCCGCCTCGAAATTCGCGTGCTCATGGTCGGTTTCCGGGTGAATCGGGGGCACGGGCACCGGTCGCCCCTCCTCGTTGATCGCCACGAACGTGTAGTAGGCCCGGTTGCACTTGCGCCGCGTCTGCGCGAACGGGTTTTCCGCCCAGACGTTGAGTTCGACTTCGAGGGAGGAGCGGAAGGTCCGGTTGACCTGGCCTTCGATCACGACGATTTCGCCCTGATGGATGGGCGACTCAAACTCGACCGAGTCGACGGCCGCCGTCACGCACACGTGGTTCGTATGCCGCTGCGCGGAGATGGCGGCGCAGATGTCCATCAGGTACATCAGCCGGCCCCCCATCATGTTGCCCAGGTTGTTCGTGTCGTTGGGCAGCACGATCTCGCTCATGGTGCAGCGGGACTGGCTGACGGTTCGGTTCTCGGACATACGGGGGCGCGGGTTCTGGTCAGGTTTTCTGTTTCTTCTTCTTCGCGGCCGGGAAGAGGACGTTGTTCAGAATCAGCCGGTAACCGGGCGAGTTCTTGTGCAGGTTGAGATCGGTGGGGGGATCTCCGACAAAATGCTGATAGTCCTCGGGGTCGTGGCCGGCGTAAAAGGTGTAGGTGCCTTCGCCGCTCGATCCGTGGAGATACCGCACCTCATCCCGGCCGGGCGATTCGGCGAGGATAACGACATTGGGCTTGATGAGATCCTTCCGGAAATTGGTCGTCTGGCCGATGAACCCTTTGACCGTGGCCACGTGGTTTTGCGTCAGCATGGTGGGCACGGGGTCCCACTTGGCGCTGAACTCAAAGAGGGTGAAATAGTCGAGCGCCGGGTTGCGCAGCTGCGGGGGCGGCGCGCCGGTGTCGATGTTGGAATGTTCGTACTGCTGCGCGTTGAAGTTGGGCTTGAAATCCTGAAACGCGAAGGTTTGCGAGAAATCCAGCTTCGACAATGCATCCGGGTCGATCGGGTCGCCATCGTACTCTGCCGGCACAATGTCGGTATTGTGCGCCGCCAGGGCGAGGTCGAACGTGTCGGTCCCCGAGCACATCGCGAACAGGAAGCCGCCCTGGACGACATAGTCGTGGATGGTCTGCGCCACGGCGAGCTTCAACTGGCTCACCTTGCGGAAGCCGTGTCGCCGGGCGGCCGTCTCGGCCTGCCGTTGCTGCTCGATGTACCACGGCATGGAACGGTACTGCAAAAACTTGCCGTACTGGCCCGTGAAGTCCTCATGGTGGAGGTGGATCCAGTCATATTCGCTGAGCTTGCCGTCGAGCACGTCGTCGTCGTAGATCATGTCGTAGGGCACCTCGGCATAGGTCAGCGCCAGGAGCACGGCGTCGTCCCACGGCAGCGTCTGCTTGGGCGCGTAGACGGCGACCCGCGGGGCTTTCTCCAGACGCATCATGGCCGTGTTGCTGGCTTCGCTTTCGACCTCGGCGATGATCGTGGCCGACTGCGCACCGCTCAGGCGTTCGTAGGAGACGCCGCGTACGCGCAGTTCATTTTCGAGGCCGTCGAAGGTGGCGATGAGAAACGAGCCGCCCCGGTAGTTGAGGAGCCAGTCGACATTGACGCCCTGTTTGAGCGTCCAGAACGCCACGCCATAGGCCTTGAGGTGATCGGATTGCCGCGCATCCATGGGGACGAGGATATCCTGGCCCTGCACGGAGGACGCGAAGACGCCGGCGAACAGCAGGGCCAGCAGGAGCGGAGTGGATCTGGACATGGTGTAATCAGCTCGGGAAGAAAAAAGCAGGCAAAACGGGGGCGGTTCAGATGCCGTCGCCCCGGAGAAAACGGATGCGCTCGCGGGCGCGCGGCCCGAGGAGCGAGCCCGGGTACTCCGTCAGGAGCCGGGCATAGAGCGTGACGGCTTCGTCGTCGTTGCCGAGTTCGAATTCGTAGATATCAGCCGCTTCGAACAGGCTCCGGTCGGTCAGATAGCTGGTCGGATGAATGAGCGGAAACTCGAGCAGCGCGGCGAGGGCGTCTTCGGCCCGGCCGGCCTGGCGGAGTGCCCGGGCGCGGCTGTAGCGGGCTTCGTCGGCGAGCGGGTGGGTGCCGTAGTCTTGCAGAAGCGAATCGAGCGTGGCGAGGGCCTCATTGAAATGACGCTGCCGGAGGGCGAGGGCGGAGCGGGCATACATGCGGAGCGCCGAGTTGAGGGAATCCGGTCCCTTGTTTTCGATCAGCATCACCTTCAGCTCGATGGCGTCGTTGGCGACATCGGTCGAGGTATTCTCGTTCATCGGGGCGGATATGGTGAGCGCCGCCTCGAACTCGCCACGGTAAAAGTGAAGCATGGCCATCTCGTAGCGGGCTCGTTCGGCGAGTTCGCCGATGCGGAGGCGGTCCACGAGTTTGGAGAAGATGAGGCGCGCCCCGTCCAGGTCGCCGCGCATCAGCGCGATGCGCCCCGTGTCGAACGCCGCTTCGTCCGCCGCCTCGCTGCTGCCGTAGATGGCGGTGACCTCGGCGTAGGCGGTCTCGGCGGCGTCGAGATCAAAAAAGACATCGAGTTGCAGCTGGCCGATGCGTCCGAGCACTTCGGGGTAGTAGGGATGGGTGGCGTACTTTTTCAGAAAGAGCTGGTAGGCGGCGAGGGCCTCTTCATAACGCGGGGCCGGCCGGCGGTTGCCGGCGTCGTCGACGGCGCGTTCGCCGAGGTCTTCCGCCTGTTTTTCGAGCATGCTGCCCAGCCCGAACTGCGCGTCGGCCGCGGCGGGGGAGTCGGGGTAGCGTTCCAGGATCTCCCGGTAGGCATCGGAGGCCACCTTGTAGGCGGCGGCGTCGGCCGCCTGCTCGGCGAATCCGAAGAGGACGTTGCCGTTCTCCTGCTCGAGGCGGTCGATCGCGCGGTACGTATTGAAGGCATCGCTGAAGCGGTCGGCCTCGATGTACAGCCAGCCGAGCAGTTCGCGGTAGGAACGGTTCAGCGGCGTCTTGCGCACGGCTTCCTCGGCAACGGGGATGCTGGCTTCCAGCACGCCTTCCTGTTCGACGAAGCGTCCGAGCCGGCTGCGGACGAAGCTGAGCTGCCGGTCGCTCTCGTCGAGCAGGCCCAGGTATTCGGTCATGGCGTCGGCATGCCGGCCGGTGAGGCTATACATATAGGCCAGATCCATCCGGAACAGGGCCGCGTCGCCCAGCACGTCGCGTCCTTTTTCCAGAACGGCCACGGCCTGTTCGAAGAGACGCACCTCGACGAGGCTTTGATAGACGACGCGATAGGCCGTCGCCTTGCCGGGCTCGAGGGCGACGGCGGCGTCCCAGGTCGCCAGCGCCTGGGCCTCGTCGCCCATGAGGTAGTAGAGCCGGGCCTTCTGGGCGGTGAGCACGACGGGCGCATCCTCGCGGGCGATCCGGTCGTCCACCAGCCGAATCGCGTCCTCATACCGCTTGACGCTCTCGTACGCCTCTTTCAGCTTCTCATAGAATACATAGGTAGACGGGCTCTCGGCGTAGAGGTCTTCGAGCAGCGAGATGGAGCGATCGAACTGTCCGGCCCGCAGGTAGGTGTCGGCCAGCTGAAAACGCGCGACGAGCGTGCTGTCGATCTGCTGCGCCGCGGCGGGAAGGGCCGTCGCGATCAGCAGGCCGAGGAAAAGGGTGCGCAGGGTACAAATTCGCATAAGAGTCAGTACATTTCGGCCTCCCTGGGAGGTAGGTAGCCGGCGGCGTAGCCGTTTAGTGCCTGAAGAGGCCCTTCGCGGGGCATCCTGTTTTTTTTATTCCGGCGGATGGGATTCCGCCAGCGATAGCATCCACTCTTTATGAATCGCGACGAAGCGAGACCTCGTGCATCTGCGAAAGGGCGTGCAAATAAAGGGCCCGTTCAGCGCCTCGCCGTGCTCGGCGCCACGGGCTCTATCGGTACGCAAACGCTAGAGGTTGTACGGCTATTCCCAGAAAAGTTCAAGGTTGTGGCGCTGGCCGGGAATCGGAATATTGAGCTGCTGCATGCGCAGGCGTTGGAGTTTTCCCCGGCCTGCGTGGCGGTGGGTGACGACGCATCCGCGCAGGCGTTGCGCCGGCGGCTGGAGGGGACAGGGATCGCCGTGCTCCAGGGAAAAAGCGGCCTGCGGGAGGCAGCCTGCTGGGAGGGTGTCGATGTGATCATGGCGGCCATCGTCGGTTTTGCCGGCCTGGAGTCGGTGGTGGCCGGCATCGAGGCGGGATGCACGATCGCGCTGGCGAACAAAGAGACGCTGGTCGTCGCCGGCGAGCGCGTCAACGCGCTGCTCCGGGCGCACGGAGGCCGTATGGTGCCGGTGGACAGCGAACACTCCGCCATCTTCCAGTGCCTGGTCGGCGAGCCGGCCGGCGCGGTGGAGTCGATCACCCTGACGGCGTCGGGCGGGCCTTTTCGGACGCGGCCGCTGGAGACGTTCGACCGGATCACGCGGGAGGAGGCCCTGCGTCATCCGAACTGGGCGATGGGCAGCAAGATTACGATCGATTCCGCGACCATGATGAACAAGGGGCTTGAGGTGATCGAGGCGCACTGGCTCTTTCACCTGCCGCCCGAGCGGATCGACGTGCTCGTCCATCCCCAGTCGATCGTGCACTCGCTGGTCAACTTCGCCGACGGCAGCAGCAAGGCGCAGCTGGGGCAGCCGGACATGAAGGTCCCCATCCAGTACGCGCTGAGCTACCCCGACCGGTGGCCGGCACCGCATCCGCGGATCGACTGGAGCGCGGCCGGCCGGCTCGATTTCGAGCGGCCCGACCGCCGGAAGTTTCCCTGTCTGGAGCTGGCCTACGAAGCCTTACGGCAGGGCGGCGCGGCGCCGGCGGTGCTCAACGCCGCGAACGAGGCGGCTGTCGCCCTGTTTCTCAAGGATCGCATCCGTTTTGTGGACATTCCCCGGGCGATCGAGACGGCGATGGCGCAATTCGACGGGCCGGCGCATCCTTCCCTGGACGATCTCGTAGCGCTGGACCGGGCCGTGCGTCGCCGCGTCGAGGAACTCTACGGCGCCCCTGCCTATTGAATAGTCTGCAGCAAGCGAGCGGCGTCTGTGGGGCTGACTCGTACGCGCTGGCCTTGCGCCGCGAAACCCCGCTAACGTCACTGTTTTTCGCTTTTTGGGAGCAAGTATGGATCTGGCACTCGAAATACTTTCAACACTATTCTGGGTGTTGCTCGCCATCACCATCCTCGTGTTCGTACACGAGATGGGCCATTTTCTCACCGCGAAATGGTTCAAGATGCGGGTCGACAAGTTTTCCGTCGGTTTTCCTCCGAGGATCTTCAGCAAGACCGTGGGCGAGACGGAATATGTGCTCGGGGCGACGCCGCTGGGCGGCTATGTCAAGATCGCCGGCATGGTGGATGAGAGTATGGATACCGAGTTCATCAACTCGGAGCCGCAGCCCTGGGAGTTTCGCTCCAAGCCCGTCTGGCAGCGCATCGTGGTCATCACGGCCGGCGTCATCTTCAACGTCATTCTCGCAGTCATCATCTTCTCCGGGCTCAAATACGTCTATGGCGAGCCCTACATTCCGGCCGATCGCGTCCAGCAGGTGTATGTGAAAGACAGCTCGCTGGCGTACCAGATGGGGCTTCGGACGGGCGACCGCGTCGTCAATGTAAGCGGCAAGCCGCTGGAGCGGTTCAACGAGATCGAGTCGATCGAATCCATCCTGGCCGACCCGATGACCGTTACCGTCGTTCGCCATGGCGAGGAGATGACGTTCAAGGGGCCGGATGACATCATGACGCAGCTGGGTCGTTCCGGCAAGTCCAGCTTCGGGATCGACATCATGCCGGCCATCATCGGCGGCGTGGCGTCCGACTGGTCGGCCGATCAGGCCGGCCTGCAGGCGATCGATCGCATCGTGTCGATCGGGGGGACGGATATCCACTTCTGGGCGCAGATGACCGAACTGATCCAGACTTCGAACGGCGAACCGATCGCCGTCGTGTGGTCGCGCCCGGATTCGCTGTTCGATGAAAACGCCGTGGTGCCGGCGGGCACCACGCTCCTGCGCCATGAAAACGGTTTCCGGTACTACGAGGCGCAGATCACGCCGCGTCTCGATGAGAGCGACGGCAAATACAAGTTCGGGGTGCTCACGCCGGATTACGCGGTCATCGCCCAGTCGTACGGGGAGGTCTACGAGCATTACAACCTGGCCGGCGCCGTGGGCGCCGGGATGCGCGAGACGTGGATCAACGCCAGCGCCATCGTCACGAGCCTCAAACGGGTGTTCACCGGGCGCGAGAACCTGCGGGAGAATCTGGGAGGGCCGGTCATGGTCGCCCGGGTGACCAAGCAGGCGGCCGAGGCCGGCGCGTATTATTTCTGGAAGATCGTGGCGGTGCTGTCGATCACGCTGGCCATCATGAACATCCTGCCGATTCCGGTACTCGACGGCGGCCATCTCGTCTTTTTGATCTACGAAGGCATTACGCGGCGCGAGCCTTCCATCAAGGTGCGGATGTGGCTGCAGCAGATCGGGATGATCCTGTTGCTGGTGTTCATGACATTCCTCGTATTCAACGATATCCTCCGGCTTTGACCGGGCGGAAAACGTGGATGCAGGGCCTGGCAACGCCGGCCGGCGCACAGGTATCAGAAATGGAATCCTCGCGTGCAGTTTAAACCCCCTCTCGTGGAAGGCGTACCCACCTCCGATGCCGCACAGCAGGCGGCGCTCAAGGCGCAGGGATCGATTCCCCGCCACGTTGCCATCATCATGGACGGCAACGGCCGCTGGGCCAAGACCCGCGGCAAGATCCGGGTTACCGGCCACTATGAAGGCGTCGAATCCGTGCGGGACATCACCGAAGCCTGCGCGCAGCTCGGGGTAGAATTTCTTACCCTCTACGCGTTCAGCACCGAGAACTGGAATCGACCGCCGAGCGAGGTCGATGCCCTGATGACACTCCTGATTCACACCATCCGGCGGGAGCAAAAAACGCTGCTGGACAGCAAGGTGCTGCTGCGCGCCATCGGCGATATCGACGCGCTCCCCGAGGCCTGCCGCAACGTGCTCGAGGAGTCCGACAAGGAGAATCCGGCGGACTACCGCATGATCCTCACCCTGGCCCTGTCCTACAGCGGCCGCTGGGATATCCTGCACGCCACCCGCGAACTGGCTCGCCAGGCCCGCGAAGGACGTCTAGACCCCGACGCGATCGACGACGCCCTGTTCAGCGCCCAGCTCAGCACGAAGAACTATCCCGACCCGGATCTGCTGATCCGCACCGGCGGGGAGCTTCGCGTCTCCAACTTTCTGTTGTGGCAGATTGCCTATTCGGAGATGTATCTGACGGAAACGTTCTGGCCCGACTTCCGCCGGCCCCACCTGTACGAGGCCATCGCCAGTTATCAGCAGCGGGATCGCCGTTTCGGACGCGTTACTTCGTGAACCCTGCAATAATCTCGCAGGCGCCTGCGTTCTGA
It includes:
- a CDS encoding acyl-CoA thioesterase, which gives rise to MSENRTVSQSRCTMSEIVLPNDTNNLGNMMGGRLMYLMDICAAISAQRHTNHVCVTAAVDSVEFESPIHQGEIVVIEGQVNRTFRSSLEVELNVWAENPFAQTRRKCNRAYYTFVAINEEGRPVPVPPIHPETDHEHANFEAAARRRELRLVISGRMELKDARLIKEDIIGTLTHRDD
- a CDS encoding isoprenyl transferase encodes the protein MEGVPTSDAAQQAALKAQGSIPRHVAIIMDGNGRWAKTRGKIRVTGHYEGVESVRDITEACAQLGVEFLTLYAFSTENWNRPPSEVDALMTLLIHTIRREQKTLLDSKVLLRAIGDIDALPEACRNVLEESDKENPADYRMILTLALSYSGRWDILHATRELARQAREGRLDPDAIDDALFSAQLSTKNYPDPDLLIRTGGELRVSNFLLWQIAYSEMYLTETFWPDFRRPHLYEAIASYQQRDRRFGRVTS
- a CDS encoding tetratricopeptide repeat protein produces the protein MRICTLRTLFLGLLIATALPAAAQQIDSTLVARFQLADTYLRAGQFDRSISLLEDLYAESPSTYVFYEKLKEAYESVKRYEDAIRLVDDRIAREDAPVVLTAQKARLYYLMGDEAQALATWDAAVALEPGKATAYRVVYQSLVEVRLFEQAVAVLEKGRDVLGDAALFRMDLAYMYSLTGRHADAMTEYLGLLDESDRQLSFVRSRLGRFVEQEGVLEASIPVAEEAVRKTPLNRSYRELLGWLYIEADRFSDAFNTYRAIDRLEQENGNVLFGFAEQAADAAAYKVASDAYREILERYPDSPAAADAQFGLGSMLEKQAEDLGERAVDDAGNRRPAPRYEEALAAYQLFLKKYATHPYYPEVLGRIGQLQLDVFFDLDAAETAYAEVTAIYGSSEAADEAAFDTGRIALMRGDLDGARLIFSKLVDRLRIGELAERARYEMAMLHFYRGEFEAALTISAPMNENTSTDVANDAIELKVMLIENKGPDSLNSALRMYARSALALRQRHFNEALATLDSLLQDYGTHPLADEARYSRARALRQAGRAEDALAALLEFPLIHPTSYLTDRSLFEAADIYEFELGNDDEAVTLYARLLTEYPGSLLGPRARERIRFLRGDGI
- a CDS encoding 1-deoxy-D-xylulose-5-phosphate reductoisomerase, whose translation is MNRDEARPRASAKGRANKGPVQRLAVLGATGSIGTQTLEVVRLFPEKFKVVALAGNRNIELLHAQALEFSPACVAVGDDASAQALRRRLEGTGIAVLQGKSGLREAACWEGVDVIMAAIVGFAGLESVVAGIEAGCTIALANKETLVVAGERVNALLRAHGGRMVPVDSEHSAIFQCLVGEPAGAVESITLTASGGPFRTRPLETFDRITREEALRHPNWAMGSKITIDSATMMNKGLEVIEAHWLFHLPPERIDVLVHPQSIVHSLVNFADGSSKAQLGQPDMKVPIQYALSYPDRWPAPHPRIDWSAAGRLDFERPDRRKFPCLELAYEALRQGGAAPAVLNAANEAAVALFLKDRIRFVDIPRAIETAMAQFDGPAHPSLDDLVALDRAVRRRVEELYGAPAY
- the rseP gene encoding RIP metalloprotease RseP: MDLALEILSTLFWVLLAITILVFVHEMGHFLTAKWFKMRVDKFSVGFPPRIFSKTVGETEYVLGATPLGGYVKIAGMVDESMDTEFINSEPQPWEFRSKPVWQRIVVITAGVIFNVILAVIIFSGLKYVYGEPYIPADRVQQVYVKDSSLAYQMGLRTGDRVVNVSGKPLERFNEIESIESILADPMTVTVVRHGEEMTFKGPDDIMTQLGRSGKSSFGIDIMPAIIGGVASDWSADQAGLQAIDRIVSIGGTDIHFWAQMTELIQTSNGEPIAVVWSRPDSLFDENAVVPAGTTLLRHENGFRYYEAQITPRLDESDGKYKFGVLTPDYAVIAQSYGEVYEHYNLAGAVGAGMRETWINASAIVTSLKRVFTGRENLRENLGGPVMVARVTKQAAEAGAYYFWKIVAVLSITLAIMNILPIPVLDGGHLVFLIYEGITRREPSIKVRMWLQQIGMILLLVFMTFLVFNDILRL
- a CDS encoding asparagine synthetase B; this translates as MSRSTPLLLALLFAGVFASSVQGQDILVPMDARQSDHLKAYGVAFWTLKQGVNVDWLLNYRGGSFLIATFDGLENELRVRGVSYERLSGAQSATIIAEVESEASNTAMMRLEKAPRVAVYAPKQTLPWDDAVLLALTYAEVPYDMIYDDDVLDGKLSEYDWIHLHHEDFTGQYGKFLQYRSMPWYIEQQRQAETAARRHGFRKVSQLKLAVAQTIHDYVVQGGFLFAMCSGTDTFDLALAAHNTDIVPAEYDGDPIDPDALSKLDFSQTFAFQDFKPNFNAQQYEHSNIDTGAPPPQLRNPALDYFTLFEFSAKWDPVPTMLTQNHVATVKGFIGQTTNFRKDLIKPNVVILAESPGRDEVRYLHGSSGEGTYTFYAGHDPEDYQHFVGDPPTDLNLHKNSPGYRLILNNVLFPAAKKKKQKT